One window of the Vigna radiata var. radiata cultivar VC1973A chromosome 1, Vradiata_ver6, whole genome shotgun sequence genome contains the following:
- the LOC106769919 gene encoding uncharacterized protein LOC106769919 isoform X3 yields the protein MNKFTGHNCLLLINSINVYIFSPLGKEKVEYFTLQDLWDCYYEWSAYGAGTPVMLEDGETVTQYYVPYLSAIQIYSNKSVAACRNRREDSDGVEFESDSWSEDSSSDNLSRSLSNNSSKSWEDAVSEDSCCDQEGSWLRDNKLGHLYLQYTEMASPYSRVPLAEKIDELARTHPALLTLKSVDLSPASWMAVSWYPIYTVPSRNNEKELEACFLTYHTLSSSFEDCAMECDEMEIGNDLCCSKEGEKCKKQKSDHVSLLPFGLATYKMQGDVWLNTDPYDNESISCLYSAADSWLKQLNVHHHDFNFFTLHSTM from the exons atgaacaaatttacTGGTCATAACTGTTTGTTATTGATTAACAGTATAAACGTTTACATATTCAGT CCTCTTGGCAAGGAGAAAGTTGAATACTTCACTCTTCAAGACCTTTGGGACTGCTACTATGAATGGAGTGCATATGGTGCTGGTACTCCAGTGATGTTGGAGGATGGTGAAACTGTGACTCAGTACTATGTTCCATACCTATCTGCTATCCAAATCTACAGCAACAAGTCTGTTGCAGCATGTCG CAACCGGAGAGAGGATAGTGATGGagttgaatttgaaagtgattcatggaGTGAGGATAGTTCAAGTGATAACCTTTCTAGATCATTGAGTAACAATTCCAGCAAATCTTGGGAGGATGCTGTTTCTGAGGATTCATGCTGTGATCAGGAGGGTTCCTGGCTAAGGGATAACAAGCTTGGCCACCTTTACTTACAGTACACTGAGATGGCTTCTCCTTACTCAAGGGTTCCTCTTGCTGAGAAG attgatgaGTTAGCTCGAACCCATCCTGCATTACTGACATTGAAGAGTGTGGATCTTTCCCCAGCAAGTTGGATGGCTGTTTCTTG GTACCCAATTTATACTGTCCCAAGCCGAAACAATGAAAAGGAATTGGAAGCATGCTTCCTCACTTACCACACTCTGTCATCATCTTTCGAAG ATTGTGCAATGGAGTGTGATGAGATGGAAATAGGGAATGATCTATGTTGTTCCAAAGAAGGAGAGAAGTGCAAGAAACAGAAAAGTGACCATGTTTCTCTCCTGCCCTTTGGACTGGCTACATACAAAATGCAAGGAGATGTTTGGCTAAACACTGACCCTTATGACAATGAGAGCATATCCTGTCTGTACAGTGCAGCAGACTCTTGGTTGAAACAGCTCAATGTCCATCACCATGACTTCAACTTCTTCACATTACATTCCACCATGTAA
- the LOC106769919 gene encoding uncharacterized protein LOC106769919 isoform X1 has product MPSSITSISSSSSFSTSSFTCFSATSPSNLQRFLQCVTPRVPSQILPKSCFNDLNPLWQPLGKEKVEYFTLQDLWDCYYEWSAYGAGTPVMLEDGETVTQYYVPYLSAIQIYSNKSVAACRNRREDSDGVEFESDSWSEDSSSDNLSRSLSNNSSKSWEDAVSEDSCCDQEGSWLRDNKLGHLYLQYTEMASPYSRVPLAEKIDELARTHPALLTLKSVDLSPASWMAVSWYPIYTVPSRNNEKELEACFLTYHTLSSSFEDCAMECDEMEIGNDLCCSKEGEKCKKQKSDHVSLLPFGLATYKMQGDVWLNTDPYDNESISCLYSAADSWLKQLNVHHHDFNFFTLHSTM; this is encoded by the exons ATGCCCTCTTCCATCACTTCCatctcttcctcctcctccttttcAACCTCTTCCTTCACGTGCTTCTCTGCAACTTCTCCATCCAACCTGCAACGCTTTCTTCAATGTGTCACTCCTCGTGTTCCTTCTCAGATTCTACCCAAG AGCTGCTTTAATGATCTAAATCCCCTCTGGCAGCCTCTTGGCAAGGAGAAAGTTGAATACTTCACTCTTCAAGACCTTTGGGACTGCTACTATGAATGGAGTGCATATGGTGCTGGTACTCCAGTGATGTTGGAGGATGGTGAAACTGTGACTCAGTACTATGTTCCATACCTATCTGCTATCCAAATCTACAGCAACAAGTCTGTTGCAGCATGTCG CAACCGGAGAGAGGATAGTGATGGagttgaatttgaaagtgattcatggaGTGAGGATAGTTCAAGTGATAACCTTTCTAGATCATTGAGTAACAATTCCAGCAAATCTTGGGAGGATGCTGTTTCTGAGGATTCATGCTGTGATCAGGAGGGTTCCTGGCTAAGGGATAACAAGCTTGGCCACCTTTACTTACAGTACACTGAGATGGCTTCTCCTTACTCAAGGGTTCCTCTTGCTGAGAAG attgatgaGTTAGCTCGAACCCATCCTGCATTACTGACATTGAAGAGTGTGGATCTTTCCCCAGCAAGTTGGATGGCTGTTTCTTG GTACCCAATTTATACTGTCCCAAGCCGAAACAATGAAAAGGAATTGGAAGCATGCTTCCTCACTTACCACACTCTGTCATCATCTTTCGAAG ATTGTGCAATGGAGTGTGATGAGATGGAAATAGGGAATGATCTATGTTGTTCCAAAGAAGGAGAGAAGTGCAAGAAACAGAAAAGTGACCATGTTTCTCTCCTGCCCTTTGGACTGGCTACATACAAAATGCAAGGAGATGTTTGGCTAAACACTGACCCTTATGACAATGAGAGCATATCCTGTCTGTACAGTGCAGCAGACTCTTGGTTGAAACAGCTCAATGTCCATCACCATGACTTCAACTTCTTCACATTACATTCCACCATGTAA
- the LOC106769919 gene encoding uncharacterized protein LOC106769919 isoform X2 has product MPSSITSISSSSSFSTSSFTCFSATSPSNLQRFLQCVTPRVPSQILPKPLGKEKVEYFTLQDLWDCYYEWSAYGAGTPVMLEDGETVTQYYVPYLSAIQIYSNKSVAACRNRREDSDGVEFESDSWSEDSSSDNLSRSLSNNSSKSWEDAVSEDSCCDQEGSWLRDNKLGHLYLQYTEMASPYSRVPLAEKIDELARTHPALLTLKSVDLSPASWMAVSWYPIYTVPSRNNEKELEACFLTYHTLSSSFEDCAMECDEMEIGNDLCCSKEGEKCKKQKSDHVSLLPFGLATYKMQGDVWLNTDPYDNESISCLYSAADSWLKQLNVHHHDFNFFTLHSTM; this is encoded by the exons ATGCCCTCTTCCATCACTTCCatctcttcctcctcctccttttcAACCTCTTCCTTCACGTGCTTCTCTGCAACTTCTCCATCCAACCTGCAACGCTTTCTTCAATGTGTCACTCCTCGTGTTCCTTCTCAGATTCTACCCAAG CCTCTTGGCAAGGAGAAAGTTGAATACTTCACTCTTCAAGACCTTTGGGACTGCTACTATGAATGGAGTGCATATGGTGCTGGTACTCCAGTGATGTTGGAGGATGGTGAAACTGTGACTCAGTACTATGTTCCATACCTATCTGCTATCCAAATCTACAGCAACAAGTCTGTTGCAGCATGTCG CAACCGGAGAGAGGATAGTGATGGagttgaatttgaaagtgattcatggaGTGAGGATAGTTCAAGTGATAACCTTTCTAGATCATTGAGTAACAATTCCAGCAAATCTTGGGAGGATGCTGTTTCTGAGGATTCATGCTGTGATCAGGAGGGTTCCTGGCTAAGGGATAACAAGCTTGGCCACCTTTACTTACAGTACACTGAGATGGCTTCTCCTTACTCAAGGGTTCCTCTTGCTGAGAAG attgatgaGTTAGCTCGAACCCATCCTGCATTACTGACATTGAAGAGTGTGGATCTTTCCCCAGCAAGTTGGATGGCTGTTTCTTG GTACCCAATTTATACTGTCCCAAGCCGAAACAATGAAAAGGAATTGGAAGCATGCTTCCTCACTTACCACACTCTGTCATCATCTTTCGAAG ATTGTGCAATGGAGTGTGATGAGATGGAAATAGGGAATGATCTATGTTGTTCCAAAGAAGGAGAGAAGTGCAAGAAACAGAAAAGTGACCATGTTTCTCTCCTGCCCTTTGGACTGGCTACATACAAAATGCAAGGAGATGTTTGGCTAAACACTGACCCTTATGACAATGAGAGCATATCCTGTCTGTACAGTGCAGCAGACTCTTGGTTGAAACAGCTCAATGTCCATCACCATGACTTCAACTTCTTCACATTACATTCCACCATGTAA